A DNA window from Mycobacteriales bacterium contains the following coding sequences:
- the aroC gene encoding chorismate synthase has translation MLRWLTAGESHGPALVAVLEGLPAGVHVTTKEVADELARRRAGYGRGARMTFERDEVEFTGGVRHGSTLGGPIAIRVGNTEWPKWDRVMAADPVDPAELEGLGRNAPLTRPRPGHADLAGMQKYGFDDARPILERASARETAARVALGAVAQAFLKQALDVELLSHVVAIGAASAPSGSIPEPADRERVDADPVRCLDPDASAAMVAEIDAAHNDADTLGGVVEVVVHGLPPGLGSHVHWDRRLDSRLAGALMGIQAVKGVEVGDGFDVARRRGSQAHDEIEPTAGGVRRLTGRAGGTEGGMTTGEILRVRAAMKPISTLSRALSTVDVRTGEPAKAIAQRSDVCAVPAAGVVAEAMVALVLADAALEKFGGDSVPETRRNRDSYLANLQIR, from the coding sequence GTGTTGCGCTGGCTGACGGCCGGGGAGTCCCACGGCCCTGCACTGGTGGCGGTCCTCGAGGGGCTGCCCGCCGGCGTGCACGTCACGACGAAGGAAGTCGCCGACGAGCTGGCGCGCCGCCGCGCGGGCTACGGCCGCGGTGCGCGCATGACCTTCGAGCGCGACGAGGTCGAGTTCACCGGTGGGGTGCGGCACGGCAGCACGCTAGGCGGGCCCATCGCCATCCGCGTCGGCAACACCGAGTGGCCGAAGTGGGACCGCGTGATGGCCGCTGACCCGGTCGACCCCGCCGAGCTCGAGGGCCTCGGCCGCAACGCCCCGCTGACCAGGCCGCGGCCCGGGCACGCGGACCTCGCCGGCATGCAGAAGTACGGCTTCGACGACGCCCGGCCGATCCTCGAGCGGGCCAGCGCACGCGAGACGGCGGCGCGGGTCGCTCTCGGCGCCGTGGCGCAGGCGTTCCTCAAGCAGGCGCTCGACGTCGAGCTGCTCAGCCACGTGGTCGCGATCGGCGCGGCGAGCGCGCCCTCCGGCAGCATCCCGGAGCCGGCCGACCGCGAACGTGTTGACGCCGACCCGGTGCGCTGCCTCGACCCCGATGCGAGCGCCGCCATGGTCGCCGAGATCGATGCCGCCCACAACGACGCCGACACCCTCGGCGGCGTTGTCGAGGTGGTGGTGCACGGCCTGCCGCCCGGCCTCGGCAGCCACGTGCACTGGGACCGCCGGCTCGACTCCCGGCTGGCCGGCGCCCTCATGGGCATCCAGGCGGTGAAGGGAGTCGAGGTCGGCGACGGCTTCGACGTCGCGCGCCGCCGGGGCAGCCAGGCGCACGACGAGATCGAGCCCACCGCGGGTGGCGTCCGCCGCCTCACCGGCCGTGCCGGTGGCACCGAGGGCGGCATGACCACCGGCGAGATCCTGCGGGTGCGGGCCGCCATGAAGCCGATCTCCACCCTGTCGCGGGCCTTGTCGACCGTCGACGTCCGCACCGGCGAGCCGGCCAAGGCGATCGCTCAGCGCAGCGACGTGTGTGCCGTCCCCGCCGCCGGCGTCGTCGCCGAGGCCATGGTCGCGCTGGTGCTCGCCGACGCCGCGCTCGAGAAGTTCGGCGGCGACTCCGTGCCCGAGACCCGCCGCAACCGCGACTCCTACCTCGCCAACCTGCAGATCCGGTGA
- a CDS encoding shikimate kinase — protein sequence MTRPLVVLVGPPGAGKTTIGRLLSDRRAVEFRDTDADIEAATGQRIADIFIEHGEEHFRALERDAVRRALTEHAGVLALGGGAVMDDGTRSLLASHTVVFLDVHVADAAARVGLNRDRPLLLGNPRAQLQQLMDARRPVYEEVATVTVPTDGRSPEEIVADVEAALR from the coding sequence GTGACCCGCCCGCTCGTCGTGCTGGTCGGGCCACCCGGTGCGGGCAAGACCACGATCGGCCGGCTGCTCTCCGACCGCCGCGCCGTGGAGTTCCGCGACACCGACGCCGACATCGAGGCCGCCACCGGCCAGCGGATCGCCGACATCTTCATCGAGCACGGCGAGGAGCACTTCCGGGCACTCGAGCGCGACGCCGTACGCCGCGCGCTGACTGAGCATGCCGGTGTCCTCGCGCTCGGCGGGGGAGCGGTGATGGACGACGGCACCCGCTCGCTGCTCGCGTCGCACACGGTGGTCTTCCTCGACGTGCACGTCGCCGACGCCGCCGCCCGCGTCGGCCTGAACCGCGACCGCCCGCTGCTGCTCGGCAACCCGCGCGCGCAGCTCCAGCAGCTCATGGACGCCCGCCGGCCGGTCTACGAGGAGGTCGCCACCGTCACCGTGCCGACCGACGGGCGCAGCCCCGAGGAGATCGTGGCCGACGTCGAGGCGGCCCTGCGATGA